The DNA sequence TGTAGATCGCCGCCATCGGCACATCCGGGGTGCAGAACATCAGCACATCGGCCCACTTCGTCGCGTCCGCAACGGTCAGAACCTCAAGCCCGTCGGCCTCCGCCTTCGCCCAGCTCTTGCTCCCTTCGTACAGCGCGACCTTCACGTCGGCGCCGTTGTCCTTCAGGTTCAGCGCGTGAGCGTGGCCTTGGCTTCCGTAGCCGATGATGGCTACCTTGAGCGATTTGATGAGGTCGGTGTCGACGTTTTGCGTGTAATAGATAGTTGCCATGGTTTAGTTGCTCACCCGAATCGCGACAAGGCCGCTGCGGACGATTTGCGTGATCCCGATCGGATTGAGAAGGGCCACGACTTGGTCGATTCGGCTGGGCTCAGCCGTGACTTGAAGAGTGATGCTATTGGGTTCCAGGTGGACCACTTCGCAGTGCATCACCTGGGCGATGTCCAGGATCGCGCGGCGTGACTCCACGTCGGCTTGCACCTGGATGAACGCCAACTCGCGCTGGACCGACTGATTGCTGTTCAGATCCTGAACCTCGATCACGTCGATGCACTTATCGAGCTGGCGGACGCACTGCCGAAGGTCGTGGTCGTCGCCTTGGACCACCATCGTGACCCGCGAGAGGCCGTCCTGTTCGCAGTCGCCCGCGTTCATGCTAGCCAGCGAGAACATGCGTCGGCGGAACAGCGACGAGAGGCGGTTCAACGTGCCCGATTCGTTGTGTACGAGCGCGGTGATCGTGTGCAGTCGGGTGCTCACTGAGTGGCCTCCGCCATCGCCGGTTGGCTCAGAGCCGGGTCGGTGATAATGTTGTCATTCGAAGCGCCAGCGGCG is a window from the Armatimonadota bacterium genome containing:
- the ilvN gene encoding acetolactate synthase small subunit; this translates as MSTRLHTITALVHNESGTLNRLSSLFRRRMFSLASMNAGDCEQDGLSRVTMVVQGDDHDLRQCVRQLDKCIDVIEVQDLNSNQSVQRELAFIQVQADVESRRAILDIAQVMHCEVVHLEPNSITLQVTAEPSRIDQVVALLNPIGITQIVRSGLVAIRVSN